Part of the uncultured Desulfobacter sp. genome, GATGACGGCCCCTGCAAATCCCATGATTTCATAGGTCCCCCGGATGGGTACCCAGACCCTGCGCAGCACGATATTGCCCATGGTCAACAGGATCATGAACACCAGAATGGCCCCGGCAACGATCCCGGCACACCGGTTAAGGGCGTCGCTTATTCTTTCAATGGTTTCCATGGAGGTATCGCTATTCTGCTGTTCGTTTTACAATCAGTTCTTTGATATCTTTTACAATCTGCCCGCCGGGCAGGCCCTTTTCTTCGGCCGTTTTAATCCAGCTTTCGGTAATGGGGGCAAGGGGCGTATTCCACTGGGCTTTTTGTTCGGCAGACAAGGTAATCACTTCAACCTGGTGTTCTTTTTTTGACCAGGCAATGGCATCGTTGACGTGCTGGTCCATGTATTCACCGGTCCAGGCCGCCTGCTCTTCGATCATACCGTCCATGGCCTGTTTGACGTTATCCGGCAGTTTATTCCAGGCGCTTTTGTTCATGATGACGGCAAAGGGATAGATCACGGTGTCGGTGATGGTGATGTATTTGCAGATTTCAGCAAATTTAAGATCCTTCATGACCTCCAGAGAAGAGAAGACACCTTTGACCACGCCTTTTTGCAGGGCTTCCGGGGTATCTGACATGGGCATGCCCACCTGGTTGGCACCCCAGGATTTAAGGATCTGGGCCGCGCCGCCGGAGGCGCGCAGATCCAGTCCCTTGAGGTCGGAAAGCCCGGCCACCGGTGCCTTGGACATGATATTGGCAGGGGCCGTGACAAACATGGTCAGCACCTTGACTTTGTCAAAGGCCTTGGGCTGGTATTTGTTATACAGGTCCAGAAGAACCAGGCTGCCGGTTTTGGCATCGGGAATATCCAGGGGCAGGCTTGTGGCATTGGTCACGGTAAAACGACCCGGCTGGTAAGCCATGCAGATACAGCCGATGTCGGCCTGGCCGTTAATCACCCCGTCCATCATATCTTTTGCGCCCAAAAGCGTGCCGCCGGGAAAGGTATTAACCTGGACGGCACCGTCCGTGCGTTTTTCAATTTCGGTTTTCCAGTGTTCCATCTGTACACAGGGAAAGGTGGGTGCAGGGGGGAAATTTGCATAGTTGAGGCTGACCTTGGCCTGTGCCGTCACAGGGGTAATACCGGAAACCAGGGCGACCGCTGCCAGAACACAGAAAAATAATGAGACTTTTTTCATCTTAACTCCTTTGTCTTTCCCCGCAGGGAGTAAATTTAATATGAAAGCGTCAATACGTGCCAAAATTACTTTCATGTGTTGTTGTGGGCTGGTTCCGGGTGCCGGCCCATGGCCGTTATTCAGATGGGCGGTTGTCAAACACCCGCTTGCTCTTTTTTTCCGTCCGGGGCAGATCACCGTAATTCACAATTTCAACCCGGGATCTGACCAGCAGTTTTTTACGGATTCTGCCGGATACCTGATCGGCCAGGCCGTTGTCTTCTCCGGCTCCGACGCCATTGATGCGCTCCACCCGGATGGTCATATAGTCCCTGCCGTCTGCATCCTGGTTCAGGTGGATCTGATATTCGCTGCCCACCCCGCCGATGTCGCCCAGGATATGGTCAATCTGAGACGGATAAATATTAACGGCCCTGAAAATAAACATATCATCCGTGCGCCCGGAGATCCTGGCATGCCGGGGGAATGGGTTCCCGCAGG contains:
- a CDS encoding TRAP transporter substrate-binding protein; amino-acid sequence: MKKVSLFFCVLAAVALVSGITPVTAQAKVSLNYANFPPAPTFPCVQMEHWKTEIEKRTDGAVQVNTFPGGTLLGAKDMMDGVINGQADIGCICMAYQPGRFTVTNATSLPLDIPDAKTGSLVLLDLYNKYQPKAFDKVKVLTMFVTAPANIMSKAPVAGLSDLKGLDLRASGGAAQILKSWGANQVGMPMSDTPEALQKGVVKGVFSSLEVMKDLKFAEICKYITITDTVIYPFAVIMNKSAWNKLPDNVKQAMDGMIEEQAAWTGEYMDQHVNDAIAWSKKEHQVEVITLSAEQKAQWNTPLAPITESWIKTAEEKGLPGGQIVKDIKELIVKRTAE